Proteins encoded together in one Pseudomonas sp. Seg1 window:
- a CDS encoding GNAT family protein yields the protein MTASLADWKGVPAPTTKLLEGRFIRLERLDPARHADELFNALQGPGADPKLWDYLPYGPFPERGVFNDWLNNHAASSDPYFFSVIDRASGQVQGILSLMSIVPAQGRIEIGHVTFGAPMQRSPKSTEAVYLLGKYAFELGYRRLEWKCNNGNARSKYAAERLGFSFEGVFRQHMVVKGQNRDTAWYSILDGEWPAIAAGFEQWLSDENQTPTGQVKGLVECRS from the coding sequence ATGACTGCTTCACTTGCTGACTGGAAAGGCGTTCCTGCCCCCACGACCAAGCTGCTCGAAGGACGCTTCATCCGCCTGGAAAGACTCGACCCGGCGCGCCACGCCGACGAGTTGTTCAACGCGCTGCAAGGTCCCGGCGCCGATCCGAAACTCTGGGATTATTTGCCCTACGGCCCGTTCCCCGAGCGCGGTGTGTTCAATGACTGGCTGAACAATCACGCAGCCAGCAGCGACCCGTATTTCTTCAGCGTCATCGACCGCGCCAGCGGCCAGGTGCAAGGCATCCTCAGCCTGATGTCGATTGTTCCGGCTCAGGGCCGCATCGAAATCGGCCACGTCACCTTCGGCGCACCGATGCAGCGTTCGCCGAAGAGCACCGAGGCGGTTTACCTGCTGGGCAAATACGCCTTCGAGCTGGGCTATCGTCGCCTCGAATGGAAGTGCAACAACGGCAACGCCCGCTCCAAATACGCGGCCGAGCGTTTGGGTTTCAGTTTTGAAGGCGTGTTCCGCCAGCACATGGTGGTCAAGGGGCAGAACCGCGATACGGCGTGGTATTCGATTCTGGATGGTGAGTGGCCGGCGATTGCGGCGGGGTTTGAGCAATGGTTGAGTGATGAAAACCAGACACCGACCGGGCAGGTGAAAGGCTTGGTCGAGTGCCGTTCTTAA
- a CDS encoding helix-turn-helix transcriptional regulator encodes MSLTVAERTVLIENIREALAQGTLEIGEAVRRLRVEVTGLHQTQFAKMCKISVRTLVHIEHGEGNQTLKSLNAVFRPFGMKMGVVRIRRDIS; translated from the coding sequence ATGAGCCTGACCGTTGCCGAACGCACTGTGCTTATTGAAAACATACGGGAAGCGCTGGCACAGGGAACGCTTGAGATCGGCGAAGCCGTTCGCCGCTTACGTGTAGAAGTGACGGGGTTGCATCAAACCCAGTTCGCGAAAATGTGCAAAATCTCGGTGCGTACCTTGGTGCACATCGAACACGGTGAAGGTAATCAGACACTGAAGTCGCTGAACGCCGTGTTTCGTCCGTTTGGGATGAAGATGGGCGTTGTGCGGATTCGGCGAGATATCAGTTAA
- a CDS encoding HipA domain-containing protein, translated as MYNLTLQIFAVGQWHDAMVLSFTNPEKGFESRCDFGYQTTYLVDNLDALGSPFSKAVSVRFPLEWDSRRSAVPAFIHDIAPAGAAKRFLLARVGQEKPAGISADLYLLGRSTAAPIGNMRIKESAESVDEREPIGFQRQDVILRDNRFLEYAYELGAAIGGATGAGGEAPKLLLAENKAGLLFPDAVLEDSEVSQHWFVKFARNKGNRTDQDILRSEFHYYRALQTLGIETVASQGLALEEATKPSLWMQRFDRRVTAQGVERYAVESIYSLANVTTPGSAMDHLDVIRMLAGLWREAGQADQIPDLVADYLRRDLINKILGNSDNHGRNTAIIRGASSFRLAPIYDLAPMVMDDEGVTRTTKWPKALERAGDVDWRGVCRALADIADPDDPLAALADAPDSFERLRQDARRLAALPDILTESGLPDRTMNHPGIALKNLEQRLKEWDLK; from the coding sequence ATGTACAACCTGACATTACAGATATTCGCGGTTGGGCAATGGCATGACGCGATGGTTCTGAGCTTCACTAACCCCGAAAAGGGTTTCGAAAGTCGCTGCGATTTCGGGTATCAAACCACTTATCTCGTCGATAACTTAGATGCCCTCGGTTCGCCGTTCTCAAAAGCTGTGAGTGTACGGTTCCCATTGGAATGGGATAGCCGGAGATCCGCTGTGCCAGCCTTCATCCATGACATCGCTCCTGCCGGTGCGGCGAAACGTTTTCTTCTTGCTCGTGTGGGGCAAGAAAAACCCGCAGGCATCAGCGCCGATCTTTATCTGTTGGGTCGAAGTACAGCGGCACCGATCGGCAACATGCGGATAAAGGAGTCTGCCGAATCTGTGGATGAGCGAGAGCCCATTGGGTTTCAGCGTCAGGACGTGATCCTGCGTGACAACCGGTTTCTCGAGTACGCCTATGAACTGGGTGCAGCCATTGGCGGCGCGACGGGGGCGGGGGGGGAAGCACCGAAGCTTTTGTTGGCAGAGAACAAGGCCGGTCTCCTGTTCCCCGATGCAGTCCTTGAGGATTCAGAGGTCAGTCAGCACTGGTTTGTGAAATTTGCCCGTAACAAAGGCAACCGGACCGATCAGGACATCTTGCGAAGTGAGTTCCACTACTACAGGGCCTTGCAGACATTAGGCATTGAAACGGTCGCATCACAAGGGCTGGCACTGGAAGAGGCGACGAAACCCAGCTTGTGGATGCAGCGTTTTGATCGTCGGGTAACGGCTCAAGGTGTTGAGCGTTACGCGGTCGAATCTATTTATTCGCTGGCTAACGTGACAACGCCAGGCAGCGCGATGGACCATTTGGACGTGATTCGCATGCTTGCCGGCCTATGGCGTGAGGCAGGGCAAGCGGATCAGATTCCTGATCTGGTGGCGGACTACTTGCGTCGGGATCTGATCAACAAAATTCTCGGTAACTCGGATAACCATGGCCGCAATACCGCGATTATTCGTGGGGCAAGTTCGTTTCGACTTGCGCCCATTTATGACTTGGCGCCGATGGTCATGGACGATGAAGGCGTTACCCGTACGACTAAGTGGCCGAAAGCGTTGGAAAGAGCGGGTGATGTCGATTGGCGAGGCGTTTGTCGTGCATTGGCTGATATTGCAGACCCGGATGATCCCTTGGCTGCTTTGGCCGATGCGCCGGATTCATTCGAGCGCCTTCGTCAGGATGCACGACGCCTTGCGGCCCTTCCCGATATTTTGACCGAGAGCGGCCTGCCGGACCGAACCATGAATCACCCAGGCATCGCATTGAAGAATCTGGAGCAGCGATTGAAAGAGTGGGATCTGAAATGA
- a CDS encoding DUF6124 family protein translates to MFKPTPNPPVTDPTSPYESPDSKKFHEAAERALDHYLGTSAADIMAAPYKPNTLYMASLEADNESLLADASETLGSATVIINNHIAQVEGTHRKTLQGIAQVVMLAELAVNRVLDRLVPTE, encoded by the coding sequence ATGTTCAAACCAACGCCAAACCCGCCGGTCACCGACCCGACATCCCCCTACGAATCGCCCGACTCAAAGAAATTCCACGAAGCCGCCGAGCGCGCCCTCGACCACTATCTCGGCACATCGGCGGCCGACATCATGGCCGCGCCTTACAAACCCAACACGCTGTACATGGCAAGTCTCGAGGCCGACAACGAGTCCCTGCTGGCAGATGCCAGTGAAACCCTCGGCTCGGCCACCGTCATCATCAACAACCATATCGCGCAGGTTGAAGGTACCCACCGCAAAACCCTGCAAGGCATCGCTCAGGTGGTGATGCTGGCAGAGTTGGCGGTCAATCGGGTGCTGGACAGGTTAGTGCCCACGGAGTGA
- a CDS encoding homocysteine S-methyltransferase family protein, protein MGAASTIILDGGMGRELQRAGAPFRQPEWSALALSEAPQAVEAVHAAYIDSGANVITSNSYAVVPFHIGEERFAAEGQALAALAGELARRAVQASGKAVRVAGSLPPLFGSYRPDLFEASRVTELLNPLVKGLAPHVDLWLAETQSSIVEARAIHAGLPQDGKPFWLSFTLKDEDTDEVPRLRSGEPVAEAAAVAAELGVEALLFNCSQPEVIGAAIDAARETFERLGVKIHIGAYANAFPPQPKEATANDGLDPLREDLDPPGYLHWALDWQQRGASHLGGCCGIGPEHIAVLAQKLG, encoded by the coding sequence ATGGGCGCAGCAAGCACGATTATTCTCGATGGCGGCATGGGCCGTGAGTTGCAACGCGCCGGTGCGCCATTCCGGCAGCCAGAGTGGTCAGCCCTGGCGTTGAGCGAAGCGCCGCAAGCGGTGGAAGCGGTACACGCCGCCTACATCGACAGCGGTGCCAATGTGATCACCAGCAACAGTTACGCGGTGGTGCCGTTCCACATCGGCGAAGAACGTTTCGCCGCTGAAGGTCAGGCGCTGGCGGCACTGGCCGGTGAACTGGCACGGCGTGCGGTGCAGGCGTCGGGCAAAGCCGTGCGGGTGGCCGGTTCCTTGCCGCCGTTGTTCGGCTCTTATCGCCCGGATCTGTTCGAGGCGTCCCGGGTGACCGAATTGCTCAACCCGTTGGTCAAGGGCCTGGCACCACACGTGGACCTGTGGCTGGCGGAGACCCAGAGCTCGATCGTCGAGGCGCGCGCCATTCACGCCGGGCTGCCGCAGGACGGTAAACCGTTCTGGCTGTCGTTTACCTTGAAGGACGAAGATACCGACGAAGTGCCGCGCTTGCGCTCCGGCGAGCCGGTGGCCGAAGCGGCTGCGGTGGCCGCCGAGTTGGGCGTCGAGGCGCTGTTGTTCAATTGCAGTCAGCCGGAAGTGATCGGCGCGGCGATTGATGCGGCGCGCGAAACCTTCGAACGACTGGGGGTGAAGATTCACATCGGCGCGTATGCCAATGCGTTCCCGCCACAGCCGAAAGAAGCGACGGCCAATGATGGACTAGACCCGTTGCGCGAAGATCTCGATCCGCCGGGTTATCTGCATTGGGCGCTCGACTGGCAGCAGCGTGGTGCCAGTCATTTGGGTGGTTGCTGCGGGATCGGCCCGGAGCACATTGCGGTGTTGGCGCAGAAACTCGGTTAA
- a CDS encoding ABC transporter substrate-binding protein yields MKFQPLLALGLTILAASTQAFGGTTLDRVEQKKELVGVLMESYPPFSFLNEQNQLDGFDVEVAKAVADKLGVKLRLETPSWDVIAAGRWSGRYDICICSMTPSKARAEVFDFPVEYYASPAVIVVNAKDDRIHGAKDLSGKKVGLTSASSYESYLNKNLVIEGAEDTQLQYPFEDVQIAPYDTDNVAFQDLGLGAGVRLDAILTNLVTAQPRLNQDKRFKLAGDALYSEPNSVAIEKGDAQWDAKVREVFAQLKQDGTLSKLSQKWIGADISQ; encoded by the coding sequence GTGAAATTTCAACCACTACTGGCCCTGGGCCTGACGATTCTGGCTGCCTCCACCCAAGCCTTCGGCGGCACCACACTGGATCGTGTCGAGCAGAAAAAAGAGCTGGTCGGCGTACTGATGGAAAGCTATCCGCCCTTCTCGTTTCTCAACGAGCAAAACCAGCTCGACGGCTTCGATGTTGAAGTCGCTAAAGCCGTGGCGGACAAACTGGGCGTGAAACTGCGGCTGGAAACGCCGTCGTGGGACGTCATTGCCGCCGGCCGCTGGAGCGGGCGCTACGACATCTGCATCTGCTCGATGACCCCGAGCAAGGCCCGCGCCGAAGTGTTCGACTTCCCGGTCGAGTACTACGCCTCGCCCGCAGTGATCGTGGTCAACGCCAAAGACGATCGTATCCACGGCGCCAAGGATCTGAGCGGCAAGAAAGTCGGCCTCACCAGTGCCTCCAGCTACGAAAGTTATCTGAACAAGAATCTGGTCATCGAAGGCGCTGAAGACACGCAGTTGCAGTACCCGTTCGAAGATGTGCAGATCGCCCCGTATGACACCGACAACGTCGCCTTCCAGGACTTGGGCCTGGGTGCCGGCGTGCGTCTGGATGCGATCCTCACCAACCTCGTCACTGCGCAGCCACGCCTGAATCAAGACAAACGCTTCAAACTCGCCGGCGATGCGCTGTACTCGGAGCCGAATTCGGTCGCCATCGAAAAGGGTGACGCGCAATGGGATGCCAAAGTCCGTGAGGTCTTTGCCCAACTCAAACAGGACGGCACCCTGAGCAAGCTCTCGCAAAAATGGATCGGCGCCGATATCAGTCAATGA
- a CDS encoding amino acid ABC transporter permease, which yields MTSFPTPPKPPQPVAESRLRRFFGFRTRLYLTWAALFCLFAGFFLSFDLKFSIILDKLPNLVGLKLAPNGFLQGAALTLFLCVCSIVASSLLGFVTALARLSKSAVAFGIASFYASFFRGTPLLIQILLIYLGLPQLGIVPGAIVAGIIALSLNYGAYLSEIFRAGILGVPYGQREASLALGMRDSVILWRITLPQAMRTIIPPTTNQFISMLKDSSLISVMGVWEVMFLAQSYGRSSYRYIEMLTTAAIIYWLMSIGLELIQARMERHYGKAYVRRS from the coding sequence ATGACTTCTTTCCCGACACCTCCAAAGCCACCGCAACCGGTGGCTGAATCACGCCTGCGACGGTTCTTCGGGTTCCGTACACGGTTGTACCTGACGTGGGCGGCGCTGTTCTGTCTGTTCGCCGGATTCTTCCTGAGCTTCGACCTGAAGTTCTCGATCATCCTCGACAAGCTGCCCAATCTTGTCGGTCTCAAGCTTGCACCCAATGGCTTTCTGCAAGGCGCGGCGCTGACGCTGTTTCTGTGCGTGTGCTCGATTGTCGCTTCGTCATTGCTGGGCTTCGTCACGGCGCTGGCGCGACTGTCGAAAAGCGCGGTGGCGTTCGGCATCGCCAGTTTCTACGCCTCGTTCTTTCGCGGCACGCCGCTGCTGATTCAGATCCTGCTGATCTACCTCGGCTTGCCGCAATTGGGCATCGTGCCCGGCGCTATCGTTGCCGGGATCATCGCCTTGTCGTTGAACTACGGCGCCTATCTCAGCGAGATTTTCCGCGCCGGCATCCTCGGTGTTCCCTATGGCCAACGCGAAGCGTCACTGGCTCTGGGCATGCGCGACTCCGTAATTCTCTGGCGCATCACGCTGCCCCAGGCGATGCGCACGATCATCCCGCCCACGACCAATCAGTTCATTTCGATGCTCAAGGACTCGTCGCTGATTTCGGTGATGGGCGTTTGGGAAGTGATGTTTCTGGCGCAGTCGTATGGCCGTTCAAGCTATCGCTACATCGAGATGCTGACGACGGCGGCGATCATTTACTGGCTGATGTCGATCGGTCTTGAGCTGATTCAGGCGCGCATGGAACGGCATTACGGCAAGGCTTACGTGCGCCGTTCCTAA